Proteins encoded together in one Amblyomma americanum isolate KBUSLIRL-KWMA chromosome 1, ASM5285725v1, whole genome shotgun sequence window:
- the LOC144136277 gene encoding tubulin beta chain-like, whose product MGTLLISKIREEYPDRIMNTFSVMPSPKVSDTVVEPYNATLSVHQLVENTDETYCIDNEALYDICFRTLKLTTPTYGDLNHLVSVTMSGVTTCLRFPGQLNADLRKLAVNMVPFPRLHFFMPGFAPLTSRGSQQYRALTVPELTQQMFDAKNMMAACDPRHGRYLTVATIFRGRMSMKEVDEQMLNVQNKNSSYFVEWIPNNVKTAVCDIPPRGLKMSATFIGNSTAIQELFKRISEQFTAMFRRKAFLHWYTGEGMDEMEFTEAESNMNDLVSEYQQYQEATADDEGEFDDEDALADTA is encoded by the exons ATGGGCAcgctgctcatctcgaagatccgggaGGAGTACCCGGAccgcatcatgaacaccttcaGCGTCATGCCCTCCCCCAAG GTCTCCGACaccgtcgtcgagccctacaacgCCACCCTGTCCGtgcaccagctggtggagaacaccgacgaaaCCTACTGCATTGACAACGAGGCGCtatacgacatctgcttccgaaCCCTGAAGCTCACCACTCCCACATACGGGGACCTCAACCACCTGGTTTCTGTCACAATGTCCGGAGTCACAACATGCCTCAG GTTTCCCGGCCAGCTGAACGCTGACCTGCGCAAACTGGCTgtcaacatggtgcccttcccgcgTCTGCACTTCTTCATGCCCGGCTTCGCACCACTCACGTCCCGAGGCAGCCAACAGTACAGGGCGCTGACCGTGCCAGAGTTGACGCAGCAGATGTTCGACGCCAAGAACATGATGGCCGcctgcgacccccgccacggccGCTACCTGACGGTAGCCACCATCTTCCGCGGCCGCATGAGCATGAAGGAGGTCGACGAACAGATGCTTAACGTCCAGAACAAGAACTCGAGCTACTTTGTCGAGTGGATCCCGAACAACGTCAAGACCGCCGTCTGCGACATCCCACCCCGTGGCCTCAAGATGTCTGCGACGTTCATCGGGAACAGCACGGCCATTCAGGAGCTGTTCAAGCGCATTTCAGAACAATTCACTG ccatgttccgccgcaaggccttctTGCACTGGTACACTGGGGAAGGCATGGACGAAATGGAATTCACCGAAGCAGAGTCCAACATGAATGACCTGGTGTCCGAGTACCagcagtaccaggaggccacagccgacgacgagggagagttcgacgacgaggacgccctcgccgacaCTGCCTGA